ACCTCAAGGTCCGCCTGGACCAGGAAAAGCTGTGCTTGCTGGTGATGCTGGGTGTGCGCGCTGACGGCCGCAAAGAACTGGTGGCGATCACCGACGGCTACCGCGAATCGACCGAGTCGTGGGCTGATCTGCTGCGCGACTGCAAGCGACGCGGCATGACCGCCCCGGTGCTCGCGGTCGGCGATGGCGCACTCGGGTTCTGGAACGCGGTGCGTGAGGTGTTCCCGGCCACCAAAGAGCAGCGGTGCTGGTTTCATAAGCAGGCTAATGTTCTTGCCGCGCTGCCGAAATCAGCGCACCCGTCGGCGTTGGCGGCGATCAAGGAGATCTACAACGCCGAGGATATCGACAAGGCCCAGCTCGCGGTCAAAGCCTTCGAGGTCGACTTCGGGGCCAAGTATCCTAAAGCGGTCGCCAAGATCACCGACGATCTGGACACCCTGCTGGAGTTCTACCACTACCCGGCCGAACATTGGATTCACCTACGCACCACGAATCCGATCGAAAGCACCTTCGCCACAGTGCGTTTGCGCACCAAGGTCACCAAAGGCCCGGGATCACGCGCGGCCGGACTGGCTATGGCCTACAAGCTCATCGACGCCGCCGCGGCCCGCTGGCGCGCCGTCAACGCCCCACACCTGGTCGCTTTGGTCCGCGCCGGCGCGGTCTTCCACAAGGGAAAGCTGCTCGAACGCCCCACCGAGATCACCCCAACACAGCCGCCCACCGACGGCGCCGAACAACCCGGAACGGAGGTCGCCTGAACAACCCGATCCACAGGTATTGACAATTTCTCTGAGCGGCGCCATCGCCTACGGTGACACCCATGGCGCGTGCGGTGGCGGTGGCGGTGCTCCTCGGGGTCCTCGCCTGCGGTGTGCCGGTGAGCCCGGCGGGCGCCGACGTCCCGCCGGTGAGCCCGGCGGCGACCGCCGACGGCCTCACCGACGTGCGCGCCGTGGTGCCCGACGCGGTGATCGACCTGCGCTACGCCACCCCCGACAATTTCACCGGGGTGCAGCTCTATCCCGCCGACGCCCGCTGCCTGGTGCACCGGTCGATGGCCGACGGGCTGGCCGCCGCGGCCGCGACGCTGCGCGCCGGCGGCGAACGGCTGGTGTTCTGGGACTGCTACCGGCCGCATGCGGTGCAGGTCCGCATGTTCGAGGTGGTGCCCGACCCGGCCTGGGTGGCGCGTCCGGGCACGGCGGCGCGCAGCCACGAGGCGGGCCGCTCGGTGGATGTCACCCTGGCCGCCGCGCAGAGCCCGTGCCCGCCGGAGCGCCGCCTCGGCGACGGCCTGTGCCTGGCCGACATGGGCACCGGGTTCGACGACTTCACCGCCCGCGCGCACGCCGGGGCCACCGACGGCCTCAGCGCCACCGCCCGGGACAACCGCGCCCGGCTGACCGCGGCGATGGCCGCCGGCGGGCTCAGCGTCTACTCCGGCGAGTG
This sequence is a window from Mycolicibacillus parakoreensis. Protein-coding genes within it:
- a CDS encoding M15 family metallopeptidase; the encoded protein is MARAVAVAVLLGVLACGVPVSPAGADVPPVSPAATADGLTDVRAVVPDAVIDLRYATPDNFTGVQLYPADARCLVHRSMADGLAAAAATLRAGGERLVFWDCYRPHAVQVRMFEVVPDPAWVARPGTAARSHEAGRSVDVTLAAAQSPCPPERRLGDGLCLADMGTGFDDFTARAHAGATDGLSATARDNRARLTAAMAAGGLSVYSGEWWHFDGPGAGVDRPFLTAPVN
- a CDS encoding IS256 family transposase, which encodes MLTVVHDAEDANGHEASGRSLLDEIVRDGARQMLAAALQAEVAAYVAQYADQLDDNGHRLVVRNGYHQPREVLTAAGAVQVKAPRVNDKRVDPDTGERKRFSSAILPAWARKSPQMSEVLPLLYLHGLSTSDFGPALEQFLGSGAGLSATTITRLTSQWQDEARAFAARDLSGTDYVYLWVDGIHLKVRLDQEKLCLLVMLGVRADGRKELVAITDGYRESTESWADLLRDCKRRGMTAPVLAVGDGALGFWNAVREVFPATKEQRCWFHKQANVLAALPKSAHPSALAAIKEIYNAEDIDKAQLAVKAFEVDFGAKYPKAVAKITDDLDTLLEFYHYPAEHWIHLRTTNPIESTFATVRLRTKVTKGPGSRAAGLAMAYKLIDAAAARWRAVNAPHLVALVRAGAVFHKGKLLERPTEITPTQPPTDGAEQPGTEVA